Below is a genomic region from Flammeovirgaceae bacterium SG7u.111.
GCTCGGCAGCTAGGCAAGTACTGATAGAAACTGCTGCCAAAGAATGGAGTGTGCCCGCTGCAGAAATCACCACCGATAAGGGCATGATTTACCACAAAGGAAGCGGTAAAGAAATCTCTTATGGAGATATTACCGAAAAAGCAGCCAACTCCCCTGCCCCCGAAAATATCACACTCAAAGATGTAACCGAATTCAAACTGCTTGGGCAAAGAATTCACAATGTTGACAATGACAAAATAGTAACTGGAGAGCAGAAATACGGCTACGATACTAAAGTGGATGGCATGCTCTATGCTATGATCACTCGCCCACCTGCTTTCGGCAGCAAATTGGGAGCTGTGGACGATACAAAAGCTAGAAAGCTGTCTGGAGTAGTAGATGTAGTTTCGTTCGATGATAAAGTAGCTGTACTTGGCAACTCCACTTGGGAGGTGATGCAAGGAAAAAAAGCATTAAAAATAGAATGGAAAGCTCCTTCAAAACTAGAAAACACAGAAGAGCAGTTTTCAGAAATGAAAAAGGCTTTGCTGAATAAGCCTGAAAAACCAAGGAGGCAAGATGGAAATGTAGAAACCGCCTTGGCAAAAGCATCCAAAAAGATAGAGGCTATTTACGAAGCCCCTTACCTCCCCCACAACACAATGGAACCGATGAATTTTTTCGCCCATGTAACGGCTGAAAAAGCAGATCTATTAGGTCCTATCCAAACTCCCGAGCGGGCAAGAAAAGAAGTAGCCGAAATGCTCGAAATGTCCGAAGAAAACATCAATATTATGCTTACCCGAATGGGTGGTGGGTTCGGCAGAAGGCTTTACAGGGATTTTGTGTTAGAAGCGACCAAACTTTCCCGCATGGTGAAAAAACCAATCCAATTGCTTTGGACAAGGGAAGACGACATGGCAGGCGGCATGTACCGACCCGCAGCCACGTACAAATACACCGCTGGCTTGGATGATAATGGGCAGTTGACTGCTTGGCATCATCAATCTGCAGGAATGGGAGTGGGAAATGCAACACGGGAGCATAATTTCCCGGCAGGGGCTGTCCCCAATTACCAAGTGGATTACAACAAGGTAAATTCCGATGTAACTACGGCTGCATGGAGAGCACCTAACCACAATTATGTCGCTTTTGCCGAAGAAAGCTTCATCGACGAAATAGCGCACTCACTTGGCAAAGACCCGATAGATTACCGCATTGAACTACTCCAACAGGCAAAAAACAAACCTGCAGGCGATGTAAAATACGATCCTGACAAGTACATCAACGTGATAAACAAGGTGAAAGAAATGGCTGGATGGGGACAACCAAAACCCGAAGGGGTTTACCAAGGGTTTGGATCGCATTTCTCCTTCGGCTCGCATGTAGCCCAGATTGCCGATGTTTCGGTAACGGATGGAAAAATCAAGGTCCATAAAGTGTATTGCGCAGTAGATTGTGGTATCTTGATCAACCTTAGCGGAGCTGAAACGCAGGTAGAGGGA
It encodes:
- a CDS encoding xanthine dehydrogenase family protein molybdopterin-binding subunit, which encodes MRGQKLDRRGFLKVSAAAGGGMVLSFNWLAGCTNPVPTEEIALELFKPNAFLRIATDGIVTIMAPNPEIGQGVKTAFPMIVAEELDVDWNNVRIEQAPLDTNNYKRQVAGGSGSVRSSFAALREAGSAARQVLIETAAKEWSVPAAEITTDKGMIYHKGSGKEISYGDITEKAANSPAPENITLKDVTEFKLLGQRIHNVDNDKIVTGEQKYGYDTKVDGMLYAMITRPPAFGSKLGAVDDTKARKLSGVVDVVSFDDKVAVLGNSTWEVMQGKKALKIEWKAPSKLENTEEQFSEMKKALLNKPEKPRRQDGNVETALAKASKKIEAIYEAPYLPHNTMEPMNFFAHVTAEKADLLGPIQTPERARKEVAEMLEMSEENINIMLTRMGGGFGRRLYRDFVLEATKLSRMVKKPIQLLWTREDDMAGGMYRPAATYKYTAGLDDNGQLTAWHHQSAGMGVGNATREHNFPAGAVPNYQVDYNKVNSDVTTAAWRAPNHNYVAFAEESFIDEIAHSLGKDPIDYRIELLQQAKNKPAGDVKYDPDKYINVINKVKEMAGWGQPKPEGVYQGFGSHFSFGSHVAQIADVSVTDGKIKVHKVYCAVDCGILINLSGAETQVEGGIMDGYGHAMYGEQLIKDSKPVKSNYDRYRQLRIREAPMEIEVQFVESNDPPQGLGEPGLPPIPAAIGNAIFAATGKRIRKLPFINAELG